From the Vicinamibacterales bacterium genome, one window contains:
- a CDS encoding radical SAM protein codes for MLGQKTLLVNPPLVDGIRFTRQGRCQEREDVLGTTKPPYTLVLLASLLREAGCEVRLIDQTAENLSTADLIARLDAEGFVPTIIIFCSTTPTLEADAAEMRTLKAHWRVPIFCFGSHASCAPELSMEKAPDIDGMFVGEPEDGVVQLAGLDSLAEADLVPSLTFRQKGEVIPCKSTGTYAGFTEMPYPAWDLLPLNQYRLPLTDKPYVLIESSRGCPYTCEFCVVPLLQGHIFRERDATVLVDEIERTQRELGIEYFYIWGDTVTLNVKTFSRFCDELIERDLGIKWFGNSRADSLTDEAFVHRLKRSGCWMLSMGIESESDELRVDMVKRLEAKNIRTAVENLRKANIKSFGFFIFGFPGDTPETLERTIQYALDLDPDFANFYPAVPYPGTELYEKCRRMGLLASDEWSKMEYSFYLLEGNGLDERIVMSSINKARRRFFLRFRYIRRHFGDILRLIYTKRALTWQVARRLLLNERTK; via the coding sequence GTGCTTGGTCAGAAAACACTTCTCGTTAATCCGCCACTCGTTGATGGCATTCGCTTCACGCGCCAGGGTCGTTGCCAGGAGCGGGAAGACGTACTCGGGACGACCAAGCCTCCATATACGCTGGTATTGCTGGCTTCATTGCTGAGAGAGGCTGGCTGTGAGGTTCGCCTAATCGACCAGACGGCCGAGAATCTATCAACCGCTGACCTCATCGCGCGTCTTGACGCTGAGGGTTTCGTTCCGACGATCATAATCTTCTGCAGCACGACCCCTACGCTGGAAGCTGACGCAGCCGAGATGCGCACGCTCAAGGCACACTGGAGGGTGCCGATATTTTGCTTCGGGTCTCACGCCTCCTGCGCCCCAGAACTCTCGATGGAAAAGGCGCCTGATATTGACGGGATGTTTGTTGGTGAACCGGAAGACGGCGTGGTTCAGCTCGCGGGTTTGGATTCCCTCGCCGAAGCCGACCTTGTTCCGAGCCTGACTTTCCGACAGAAAGGTGAAGTTATACCCTGCAAGTCGACTGGGACATATGCCGGCTTTACGGAGATGCCGTATCCGGCATGGGACCTCTTGCCGCTGAACCAGTATCGGCTTCCCCTAACGGACAAGCCCTACGTGCTTATTGAGAGTAGTCGTGGTTGTCCATACACGTGCGAGTTCTGCGTGGTGCCTCTCCTCCAGGGTCACATTTTTCGTGAACGTGATGCGACTGTTCTGGTTGATGAGATTGAACGGACACAGCGAGAACTTGGCATTGAGTATTTCTACATCTGGGGCGACACGGTGACACTCAATGTCAAGACGTTTAGTCGGTTTTGTGATGAGCTTATCGAACGCGACCTGGGTATTAAATGGTTCGGCAATTCTCGTGCGGACAGCTTAACCGACGAGGCGTTCGTCCACCGGCTCAAGCGATCAGGGTGCTGGATGCTCTCTATGGGGATTGAATCAGAGTCCGACGAGCTTCGGGTTGATATGGTCAAGCGCCTCGAAGCAAAGAATATCCGGACCGCAGTCGAGAACCTTCGAAAAGCTAACATCAAATCGTTCGGCTTCTTCATCTTTGGGTTTCCTGGTGATACTCCAGAAACTCTTGAGCGCACCATACAATACGCGCTGGACCTCGACCCGGACTTTGCCAATTTTTACCCGGCTGTTCCATACCCGGGGACGGAGCTCTATGAAAAGTGTCGCCGGATGGGTCTCCTGGCAAGTGACGAGTGGTCCAAGATGGAGTACTCGTTCTATCTTCTGGAGGGAAACGGACTCGACGAGAGGATTGTAATGAGTTCAATCAACAAGGCTCGTCGGCGCTTCTTTCTCAGGTTCCGGTACATCAGACGTCACTTTGGAGACATCCTTCGTCTCATATACACCAAGCGAGCGCTTACATGGCAGGTGGCGAGGCGATTATTGCTTAACGAGCGAACAAAATAA
- a CDS encoding polyprenol monophosphomannose synthase, producing the protein MDLSVVIPTYNERERLAELIHTITSTFRSAGIRGEVIVVDDNSPDGTGEVANQLAQQDDNVKVIHRPGKLGLGSAVIKGFSAAQGNVLGVMDADFGHPPALLPHMLDEIRKDADFVVASRYIPGGSTRGWSTSRLILSRLGCRLARPLTPVRDATSGFFLVKRPVIHNTQLSAVGFKICLELLVRGHAHAVVELPYVFTNRIIGESKMNAHETLRYLRQLGNLFVYQLLTKRDRPQPSYRQLPPPA; encoded by the coding sequence ATGGACCTCTCAGTCGTAATTCCCACTTACAATGAGCGCGAGCGGCTCGCCGAATTGATCCACACCATCACCAGCACCTTTCGGAGCGCAGGCATTCGCGGAGAGGTCATCGTCGTGGACGACAATTCGCCAGATGGAACGGGCGAAGTCGCCAACCAGCTGGCACAGCAGGACGACAACGTGAAGGTCATACATCGGCCTGGCAAACTTGGTCTCGGAAGTGCCGTCATAAAGGGATTTTCTGCGGCGCAAGGCAATGTGCTCGGTGTCATGGATGCCGACTTCGGTCATCCACCAGCACTTCTCCCCCACATGCTCGACGAAATCCGTAAAGATGCTGATTTCGTAGTAGCCAGTCGATACATTCCTGGGGGTAGCACACGGGGATGGTCGACTTCTCGCTTGATCTTGTCGCGTTTGGGTTGCCGCTTGGCTCGACCTTTGACCCCTGTTCGTGACGCTACCTCGGGGTTCTTTCTCGTGAAACGCCCTGTCATCCACAACACACAGCTCTCGGCAGTGGGCTTTAAGATTTGCCTTGAACTCCTCGTACGTGGCCACGCACACGCGGTCGTAGAACTTCCGTATGTGTTTACCAACCGCATAATCGGCGAGAGCAAAATGAACGCGCACGAGACACTCAGGTATCTCCGGCAGTTAGGCAATCTGTTCGTCTATCAGCTTCTCACCAAGCGTGACCGTCCACAGCCTAGCTATCGCCAGCTACCGCCCCCAGCATAG
- a CDS encoding glycosyltransferase family 4 protein, translated as MLKEPFDHEMPSGKSLAILNVIPTLGVGGAERWLTTLGPALQKRGHEFHVAALWAPYNLEQELEASGIQVFRLNVPHRRLFPIAIAKLRALIRRNRYDIVNGHLLFGSLYARFAATFARGPARVVSTMYNLGYDSYPAKSIYRRLGKYLDGWSARRFDDLAICVSHGVEAHYRKHLGLAKTFVLPLGISPETIIGKSTRDRDELRRSLGIDNSFVIVNPARFVPEKGHRYLLEALRILKTVHGLTPQVLAIGGGSLRPVIEEAARERGIVAQVAFLPALPQQHLLEYMRAADLMVLPSTHDGCPTVVLEAMALGIPVVATAVGGIVDQVDPDVSGLLVPPADAESLADALQRIMNNQELREQLAHTAKRHVERFYVAELAQGYEALCMQLLTKGRAGTPSTTSVPEIGT; from the coding sequence GTGTTGAAAGAACCATTCGATCACGAGATGCCTTCAGGGAAATCCCTAGCGATCCTCAATGTGATTCCCACGCTTGGGGTTGGCGGTGCAGAGCGCTGGCTAACTACTCTTGGTCCGGCTCTCCAAAAGCGCGGACACGAATTTCACGTGGCGGCGCTCTGGGCTCCCTATAACCTCGAGCAAGAACTTGAAGCGTCTGGAATCCAAGTCTTCAGGCTCAACGTGCCGCACCGTCGTCTGTTTCCCATTGCGATTGCGAAACTACGAGCGCTCATACGCCGGAATCGATACGACATTGTGAATGGCCACCTCTTATTTGGAAGTCTATATGCCCGGTTTGCCGCTACGTTTGCACGTGGACCAGCTCGGGTGGTCAGTACGATGTACAACTTGGGCTACGACAGTTATCCAGCCAAGAGCATCTACAGGAGGTTAGGAAAATACTTAGATGGGTGGAGCGCCAGACGGTTCGACGACTTAGCGATCTGTGTGAGCCACGGCGTGGAAGCGCATTACCGGAAGCACCTTGGCTTGGCAAAAACATTCGTTTTACCACTTGGAATCTCACCAGAAACCATCATCGGTAAATCCACGCGGGATCGAGATGAGCTGCGACGTTCGCTGGGCATAGACAACTCATTCGTGATTGTAAACCCTGCCCGCTTCGTACCGGAAAAGGGCCATCGGTACTTGCTTGAAGCGCTTCGCATCTTGAAAACGGTTCATGGACTCACGCCGCAGGTGCTTGCTATCGGCGGAGGGTCTCTTCGCCCGGTGATTGAGGAGGCTGCGCGGGAGCGGGGGATAGTAGCCCAGGTCGCATTCTTGCCGGCTCTTCCGCAGCAACACCTATTGGAATACATGCGGGCGGCGGACCTCATGGTTCTTCCGTCGACCCACGACGGTTGCCCAACCGTTGTCCTTGAGGCGATGGCACTTGGTATTCCAGTTGTCGCAACTGCCGTTGGGGGTATCGTTGATCAAGTGGATCCTGACGTCTCCGGGCTGTTGGTGCCCCCGGCTGACGCAGAGTCTCTTGCCGACGCTCTTCAACGCATCATGAATAACCAAGAGCTGAGGGAACAACTGGCCCACACGGCCAAGCGGCATGTCGAGCGCTTCTACGTAGCTGAGTTGGCTCAGGGCTACGAAGCCCTCTGTATGCAACTCTTGACAAAAGGGCGGGCGGGGACACCCAGTACGACCAGTGTGCCAGAAATCGGCACGTGA